The Lactuca sativa cultivar Salinas chromosome 2, Lsat_Salinas_v11, whole genome shotgun sequence genome includes a window with the following:
- the LOC111900223 gene encoding basic leucine zipper 4 produces MLSSVFPTDGDHIPSDDFLGTGFTPWDTDTHESPFLYPPQEPVFSFSGSDDSTPKTNSSNSGSDEGDVDRNPIEVTLIDERKRRRMISNRESARRSRMRKQKHLENLRNQVNRHKTVNREIMNRLRFVSHHAQVIRQENERLRSESVMLRQKLWDMRQVLLVRQLQNQLLSSAWPCNNNVTTINEQNPQSLIT; encoded by the coding sequence ATGTTGTCTTCTGTTTTCCCCACCGACGGCGACCATATTCCGTCCGACGACTTTCTTGGAACTGGGTTTACCCCTTGGGACACTGACACTCATGAAAGTCCCTTTCTTTATCCACCTCAAGAGCCTGTCTTTTCGTTTTCCGGCTCCGACGACTCCACGCCAAAAACCAACAGCTCCAACTCCGGCTCCGACGAGGGAGACGTTGACCGGAATCCTATTGAAGTCACCCTGATTGATGAACGTAAGAGGAGACGCATGATATCAAACCGGGAGTCTGCACGGAGATCTCGCATGAGAAAACAAAAGCACTTGGAGAACCTGAGGAACCAGGTGAACCGGCATAAGACTGTGAACCGAGAAATAATGAACCGGTTACGGTTTGTAAGCCATCATGCACAAGTTATAAGGCAAGAAAACGAGAGGCTCCGATCGGAATCAGTGATGCTCCGGCAAAAACTATGGGACATGCGTCAAGTACTGCTCGTCCGGCAGCTTCAGAACCAGTTATTATCGTCTGCATGGCCATGCAATAATAACGTGACAACCATCAATGAACAAAACCCACAATCGTTAATTACAtaa